Proteins encoded in a region of the Pseudonocardia sp. EC080619-01 genome:
- a CDS encoding dienelactone hydrolase family protein, producing MSTGIRTEGVPLTDGSELRLTVGEPDGPARGGVVVLQEARGVTDSVRLLVTGLAGDGWLAVAPHLYHRDDADDLGAGSDTEVAEQLGRLEPQQVMDDCETAFGWLADNGIEPDRMGVLGFDIGGTVALHVAANRTLGAAVTVAGEGVERSPSHSVPALVETAPELTCPWLGIYSEAADSAAVARLREAAESSGVATDLVVFPSTGYRFDDDPESAAEAWERVLNWYDAHLR from the coding sequence ATGAGTACGGGGATCCGGACCGAGGGCGTTCCGCTGACCGACGGGAGCGAGCTACGGCTCACGGTCGGCGAGCCGGACGGCCCGGCCCGTGGCGGCGTCGTCGTGCTGCAGGAGGCCCGTGGCGTCACCGACTCCGTGCGGCTGCTGGTGACCGGGCTGGCCGGCGACGGCTGGCTGGCCGTCGCCCCGCACCTCTACCACCGTGACGACGCCGACGACCTCGGCGCGGGCAGCGACACCGAGGTCGCCGAGCAGCTCGGCCGCCTGGAGCCGCAGCAGGTGATGGACGACTGCGAGACCGCGTTCGGCTGGCTGGCGGACAACGGCATCGAGCCCGACCGGATGGGCGTCCTCGGGTTCGACATCGGCGGAACGGTGGCGTTGCACGTCGCGGCGAACCGGACCCTCGGCGCCGCCGTCACCGTGGCGGGTGAGGGGGTCGAACGGTCCCCGTCGCACAGCGTCCCCGCGCTGGTGGAGACCGCGCCCGAGCTGACCTGCCCGTGGCTGGGGATCTACTCGGAGGCCGCCGACAGCGCCGCCGTCGCCCGGTTGCGCGAGGCCGCCGAGTCGTCGGGGGTGGCGACCGATCTCGTCGTGTTCCCCTCCACCGGCTACCGGTTCGACGACGACCCCGAGTCCGCCGCCGAGGCGTGGGAGCGCGTCCTCAACTGGTACGACGCCCACCTCCGCTGA
- a CDS encoding DoxX family protein: protein MTRPVSAPLASIVLVIARFVLGGILIGHGMQKATGFARVIEDFTAMGIPMPEVAAAVAMTVELVGGTAILAGLATTIAGLVVATTMAGAVVFVHSPTTMFVTDDGWELVGAIAVGALALTATGPGRYSIETLLAARHHTPLTQKS from the coding sequence GTGACGCGTCCTGTGTCGGCACCGTTGGCGTCGATCGTGTTGGTGATCGCACGGTTTGTCCTGGGTGGGATCCTGATCGGCCACGGGATGCAGAAGGCCACTGGCTTCGCCAGGGTCATCGAGGACTTTACCGCGATGGGGATCCCGATGCCGGAGGTGGCGGCAGCGGTCGCGATGACCGTCGAACTCGTCGGAGGGACCGCGATACTCGCTGGTCTCGCAACCACGATTGCAGGGTTGGTGGTCGCCACGACGATGGCCGGGGCGGTCGTGTTCGTCCACTCCCCGACCACGATGTTCGTCACCGATGACGGCTGGGAACTGGTCGGGGCCATCGCCGTCGGCGCACTCGCCCTCACGGCCACCGGTCCCGGACGCTACTCGATCGAGACACTACTCGCTGCCCGCCACCACACACCACTCACCCAGAAATCGTGA
- a CDS encoding HAD-IC family P-type ATPase — protein sequence MTSRSTFAIVRANVLTPFNGLLFVLFLLIVATGRWQNGLFGLLIVANTTIGVVQEVRAKRTLDRLAVVNAPHARVVRDGVVSEIGVGDVVADELIELRSGDQVAADGVVLWAAGLEVDDSLLTGESDPIHKEPGDGVRSGSVVVTGRGRFRATAIGPDAYATRLTVEAKKFTKVSSELVGGTNMLLRWISVMMLIVAPLLVWSQFRSPDTHTWQDAVTGTVAALVGMVPEGLVLLTSLAFMLGAVSLARRQTLVQELPAVEGLARVDVVCLDKTGTLTHGDIVFDRLVMPTGADPLAEAEVREALALCAAGLDKNPTTAALAAVFDNGSWQRTGGVPFSSARKWSAVTTRGHGTWVLGAPEIVFPGEYTDPLLARAGQIAAQGHRVLVLAMTHTTTHATPAGQEGQQLPEALKARALVVLGERIREDAEATLCYFTEQGVSLRVISGDNPHTVGAVAVAVGLPGITHATDAVDARTLPEDQDELAAILQEKVVFGRVTPQQKRAIVGALQKRGHIVAMTGDGVNDTMALKDADIGVAMGNGAPATRAVAQLILLDGRFAHLPDIVAEGRRVIANIERAANLFVIKNAYALLIAIVAIATSAAYPLAPIQLTLISSLAIGIPGLVLALAPNHRRYVPGFLPRVLRLAIPIGILIGAAAYAGDRTIRWLEPTGGLTAGQTVATTTALLASLWALTLFTRPFNTWKLALVGALALIGTVILATPTLATDIFLMAPTWPRLGLGLALGTICGLLIETTAHITHARHTARDL from the coding sequence GTGACCAGCCGGAGCACGTTCGCGATTGTTCGGGCGAATGTGTTGACCCCGTTCAACGGGCTGTTGTTCGTACTGTTCCTGTTGATTGTTGCGACGGGCCGGTGGCAGAATGGGTTGTTCGGGCTGCTCATCGTGGCGAACACGACTATCGGTGTCGTCCAGGAGGTTCGTGCCAAGCGCACGTTGGACCGGCTTGCGGTGGTAAACGCGCCGCATGCACGTGTGGTACGTGACGGGGTGGTCTCGGAGATCGGGGTAGGGGATGTCGTCGCGGACGAGTTGATCGAGCTGCGCTCCGGGGATCAGGTCGCTGCCGACGGTGTCGTCCTCTGGGCCGCTGGTCTGGAGGTGGACGATTCCCTACTCACTGGTGAGTCCGATCCCATCCATAAAGAACCGGGGGACGGGGTGCGGTCGGGGTCGGTCGTCGTCACCGGTCGGGGCCGGTTCCGGGCTACCGCGATCGGTCCAGATGCCTATGCCACGAGACTCACCGTGGAGGCGAAGAAGTTCACAAAAGTCAGTTCCGAGCTGGTCGGCGGTACGAACATGTTGCTCCGCTGGATCTCGGTGATGATGCTGATCGTGGCTCCGTTGCTGGTGTGGAGCCAGTTCCGCAGCCCGGACACCCACACTTGGCAAGACGCCGTCACCGGAACCGTCGCCGCGCTGGTCGGTATGGTACCAGAGGGGCTTGTCCTGTTGACCAGCCTCGCGTTCATGCTCGGCGCGGTCTCCCTGGCTCGGCGACAAACCCTCGTACAGGAGTTGCCCGCGGTCGAGGGTCTGGCCCGGGTGGATGTGGTGTGTCTGGATAAGACCGGCACACTGACCCACGGTGACATTGTGTTCGACCGGCTGGTCATGCCCACAGGGGCTGACCCACTCGCTGAGGCCGAGGTTCGTGAGGCGCTCGCGTTGTGCGCGGCCGGGCTGGACAAGAACCCCACCACAGCCGCGCTCGCCGCGGTGTTCGACAACGGTTCCTGGCAACGCACGGGCGGTGTGCCGTTCTCCTCGGCACGCAAATGGTCGGCGGTCACTACACGAGGGCACGGGACCTGGGTACTCGGCGCCCCGGAGATCGTGTTCCCCGGCGAGTACACCGACCCACTGCTGGCACGAGCGGGACAGATCGCCGCACAGGGCCACCGGGTACTGGTGCTGGCGATGACACACACCACGACACACGCCACCCCCGCGGGACAGGAGGGGCAGCAGTTGCCGGAGGCACTCAAGGCCCGCGCGCTTGTCGTGCTCGGCGAACGGATCCGCGAAGACGCCGAGGCCACTCTGTGCTACTTCACCGAGCAAGGGGTGTCGTTACGGGTGATCTCCGGGGACAACCCACATACCGTCGGCGCAGTCGCCGTCGCGGTCGGACTACCGGGCATCACCCACGCCACAGACGCCGTAGACGCACGAACCCTGCCCGAGGACCAGGACGAGCTCGCCGCGATCCTGCAGGAAAAGGTCGTCTTCGGGCGGGTCACCCCACAGCAGAAACGTGCGATTGTTGGAGCCCTGCAGAAACGCGGACACATCGTCGCGATGACCGGGGACGGCGTGAACGACACCATGGCACTCAAAGACGCCGACATCGGCGTGGCGATGGGCAACGGCGCCCCCGCTACCCGCGCGGTCGCCCAACTTATCCTGCTCGACGGCAGATTCGCCCACCTCCCCGACATTGTGGCTGAGGGCCGCCGCGTCATCGCCAACATCGAACGCGCTGCGAACCTGTTCGTGATCAAAAACGCCTACGCCCTGCTCATCGCGATCGTGGCGATCGCCACCTCAGCGGCCTACCCACTCGCACCGATCCAACTCACCCTGATCTCATCACTGGCCATCGGGATCCCCGGCCTCGTTCTGGCACTGGCGCCAAACCACCGCCGCTATGTCCCCGGGTTCCTCCCCCGGGTACTGCGCCTAGCGATCCCTATCGGTATCCTGATTGGCGCCGCCGCGTACGCCGGGGACCGGACGATCCGCTGGCTCGAGCCCACCGGCGGCCTCACCGCCGGACAGACCGTCGCCACGACCACCGCACTCCTAGCCTCACTCTGGGCACTGACACTATTCACCCGACCGTTCAACACCTGGAAACTCGCCCTCGTAGGAGCACTCGCTCTGATCGGCACTGTCATCCTCGCCACCCCCACCCTCGCCACCGACATCTTCCTCATGGCCCCCACCTGGCCCCGACTCGGCCTCGGTCTCGCTCTGGGTACGATCTGCGGACTACTCATCGAAACCACCGCACACATCACGCATGCACGTCACACCGCGCGGGATCTGTAA
- a CDS encoding IS3 family transposase (programmed frameshift) produces the protein MGAPRKFDEETRARAVRLYLDRLRDHGESKLAARRHVGELLDVNPATIRNWVEAEERDSGSGVGSAAGGDDAAAELRRLRAENAELRRANEILKTASAFFGAGGAGPSTQVRLLFVHEHRSRFGVEPICAVLSEHGVQVAPQTYYRWRSRPVTDRQLDEAYLVNRIVDIYRKNRCVYGVRKMWRAARREGLRVGRDQMGRLMRVAGIQGVRRGVHHTATTTRDQRAARHPDLVKRAWAAPTRPDALWVVDFTYVWTASGFCYVSFVTDVYSRRILGWKASMSKTTDLVSGALAQALSTRQRAISEFTSEGLIHHSDAGSQYTSLAFTEQLAEAGIAGSIGTVGDALDNALMESTIGLYKSELIVPYAHSRNWIGLREVERETAEWVHWYNSVRLHSSIDYMSPIEREMVYATSIAQQGAVA, from the exons GTGGGAGCACCTCGGAAGTTCGATGAGGAGACCCGTGCCCGCGCGGTCCGCCTCTATCTTGACCGTCTGCGTGATCACGGGGAGTCGAAGCTGGCCGCGCGCCGGCACGTCGGTGAGCTGTTGGATGTGAACCCGGCGACGATCCGCAATTGGGTCGAGGCCGAAGAGCGCGATTCCGGTTCCGGGGTTGGCTCGGCGGCGGGTGGCGATGACGCAGCGGCCGAGTTGCGACGGCTTCGTGCAGAAAATGCCGAGCTGCGGCGGGCGAATGAGATTCTGAAGACTGCTTCGGCGTTTTTCG GCGCAGGCGGAGCTGGACCGTCGACTCAGGTAAGACTTCTGTTCGTTCACGAACATCGAAGCCGTTTCGGGGTCGAGCCGATCTGTGCCGTTTTGTCCGAACACGGTGTGCAGGTCGCCCCGCAGACGTATTATCGCTGGCGGTCCCGGCCGGTGACCGATCGCCAGTTGGATGAGGCGTATCTGGTGAATCGGATTGTGGATATCTATCGGAAGAACAGGTGTGTGTACGGGGTGCGGAAGATGTGGCGTGCGGCGCGGCGGGAAGGGCTCCGGGTCGGGCGGGACCAGATGGGCCGATTGATGCGTGTCGCCGGGATCCAGGGCGTGCGCCGCGGGGTCCACCACACGGCCACGACGACCCGTGATCAGCGCGCAGCCCGCCATCCTGACCTGGTCAAGCGGGCGTGGGCGGCGCCGACTCGACCGGATGCGCTGTGGGTCGTGGATTTCACGTATGTGTGGACCGCCTCCGGGTTCTGCTACGTGTCGTTCGTGACCGACGTCTACTCCCGCAGAATCCTCGGATGGAAGGCGTCGATGAGTAAGACCACCGATCTCGTCTCCGGGGCCTTGGCGCAGGCGTTGTCCACTCGCCAACGGGCGATCAGCGAGTTCACCTCCGAGGGTCTTATTCATCATTCGGATGCCGGGTCTCAATATACGTCTCTGGCGTTCACCGAGCAACTCGCCGAGGCTGGTATCGCCGGCTCGATCGGCACCGTCGGTGACGCGCTGGACAACGCGCTGATGGAGTCCACGATCGGCCTGTACAAGTCAGAGCTCATCGTTCCGTATGCTCATTCTCGGAACTGGATCGGTCTTCGTGAGGTGGAGCGAGAGACCGCGGAGTGGGTTCACTGGTACAACAGTGTGAGGCTCCACTCCTCCATTGACTATATGTCGCCGATCGAACGAGAAATGGTGTACGCTACATCCATCGCCCAACAGGGTGCGGTGGCCTGA
- a CDS encoding transposase produces the protein MTAYHLHPSRGRAAVAEFDVLPAFSGTVVHDALSVYDAYPQARHALCGAHLAGD, from the coding sequence TTGACCGCCTATCACCTGCACCCCTCCCGCGGACGCGCCGCTGTGGCCGAGTTCGATGTGCTGCCCGCGTTCAGCGGAACCGTCGTGCACGACGCGCTGTCGGTCTATGACGCCTACCCGCAGGCCCGGCACGCCCTGTGCGGGGCGCACCTGGCCGGCGACTAG
- a CDS encoding DUF6444 domain-containing protein, with the protein MSGSQQPSREELLALIEAQARTIEELRGEVAELKRRLGRNSGNSSQPPSADAPTASPSRMARRRSGRKPGKQPGAGGSALFQTSDPDEVVDHVPDACSGCGTELAGANVAGMVRRQVHDIPTIRPVVVEHRLHQKRCGCGATTTAAAPAGVGAAAVYGPNLRALAVYLLVFQHVPVARTAQLIADVTGARPSTGLDQLGADHRGRAAGRGREADQISDRARARDPRRRDQQQHQRGPGGGCTSRAPRS; encoded by the coding sequence GTGTCCGGGTCGCAGCAGCCGTCGCGCGAGGAGCTCCTCGCGCTGATCGAGGCGCAGGCCCGCACGATCGAGGAGTTGCGGGGCGAGGTCGCCGAGCTCAAGCGCCGGCTGGGTCGCAACTCGGGCAACTCCTCGCAGCCTCCCTCGGCGGACGCGCCCACGGCCTCGCCGTCGAGGATGGCCAGGCGGCGCAGCGGCCGCAAGCCCGGCAAGCAGCCCGGTGCGGGCGGATCGGCGTTGTTCCAGACCAGTGACCCGGACGAGGTCGTCGATCACGTCCCGGATGCCTGCAGCGGCTGCGGCACCGAACTGGCCGGTGCGAACGTGGCCGGGATGGTGCGTCGCCAGGTCCACGACATCCCGACCATCCGCCCGGTCGTGGTCGAGCACCGGCTGCACCAGAAGCGGTGCGGCTGTGGCGCGACGACGACCGCGGCCGCCCCGGCCGGGGTGGGCGCGGCGGCGGTCTACGGGCCGAACCTGCGTGCGCTGGCGGTGTACCTGCTGGTGTTCCAGCACGTCCCGGTCGCCCGCACCGCTCAGTTGATCGCCGACGTGACTGGGGCGCGCCCGTCGACCGGGCTGGATCAGCTCGGTGCTGACCACCGTGGCCGAGCTGCTGGTCGAGGTCGAGAAGCTGATCAAATCTCTGATCGTGCTCGCGCACGTGATCCACGTCGACGAGACCAGCAGCAACATCAACGGGGCCCGGGTGGTGGCTGCACGTCGCGGGCACCGAGAAGTTGA
- a CDS encoding flavin reductase family protein — translation MAELDNSRIGDSRELRRVYGCFPSGVMALCAVYDDGAPVGIAVSSFTTISMDPPLVSVCAARSSQTWPLLADRARLGLSVLSLTQGVACRQLSSKTAKARFDGVGWHSTRRGAVLLEDAAAWLECTIDKIVDAGDHLLVLLGVQAFEIRDGVAPLVFHASTFHQLSVIPATTDSMA, via the coding sequence ATGGCTGAGCTCGACAACTCCCGTATCGGCGACTCCCGAGAACTGCGTCGGGTCTATGGGTGCTTTCCCAGCGGGGTAATGGCTCTGTGCGCCGTCTACGACGATGGCGCCCCGGTCGGCATCGCCGTGAGCTCGTTCACGACGATCTCGATGGACCCCCCGCTAGTCTCGGTCTGCGCGGCGCGCAGCTCCCAGACCTGGCCCTTGCTCGCGGACCGTGCCCGTCTGGGTCTGTCCGTGCTCAGTTTAACCCAGGGCGTTGCCTGCCGCCAGCTCTCGTCGAAGACTGCGAAAGCACGGTTCGACGGCGTTGGGTGGCACAGCACCCGCCGTGGCGCGGTTCTGCTCGAGGACGCCGCCGCCTGGCTGGAATGCACCATCGACAAGATCGTCGACGCAGGCGACCACCTCCTGGTCCTGCTCGGCGTGCAGGCCTTCGAGATCCGTGACGGCGTCGCCCCACTGGTCTTCCATGCCAGCACGTTCCACCAGCTCAGCGTAATCCCGGCCACGACCGATTCAATGGCATGA
- a CDS encoding RidA family protein, producing MTGKRVAAREVIQTDRAPAPAGAYSQAVATDRLVFVSGQTPRSTSGERLLDAPFDEQVRAALSNLAAVAEASGTSLGQALYVTVFLRDPSNAPHFDAIYRTFVGTDPPARTLVPSALTIGEVEINAVLAR from the coding sequence ATGACAGGTAAACGTGTCGCGGCGCGTGAGGTGATCCAGACCGACCGCGCCCCTGCCCCGGCCGGGGCCTACAGCCAGGCCGTGGCGACCGACCGCCTGGTGTTCGTTTCCGGTCAGACCCCACGATCGACTTCAGGTGAGCGGCTGCTCGACGCACCGTTCGATGAGCAGGTGCGCGCAGCGTTGAGTAATCTCGCCGCCGTCGCGGAGGCGAGCGGGACTTCGCTGGGTCAGGCACTGTACGTCACCGTCTTCCTCCGTGACCCGAGCAACGCCCCCCATTTCGACGCGATCTACCGTACGTTCGTCGGCACCGACCCGCCAGCTCGAACTCTCGTCCCCTCTGCCCTGACTATCGGCGAAGTCGAGATCAACGCGGTTCTGGCGCGATAG
- a CDS encoding aldehyde dehydrogenase family protein, with translation MLINGEWLPARDGQRLTTVDPASGTPLAEVPSAGPADVDAVVTAARTALERGAWSSTSGSQRSRLLWRLAELIDENLEELAELETLDNGKPIEVSRTADVPSSAETFRYMAGWATKIEGRTLPIGEPSRLVAYTRREPIGVVGQIVPWNFPLLMAAWKLAPALAAGCTAVLKPAEQTPLTALRLGELASEAGIPDGVVNIVTGYGTTAGAAIAEHPGIDKVAFTGSTEVGKSIIRAATGNLKKVTLELGGKSPSIVLADADLARAGAGAFRGAFANAGQVCTAGSRIYAHASVFDQVVEDVTTRASQLKVGPGILPGSEMGPLVSRAQRDHVQGLVDRGLAEGASATTGGTRRDEPGYFVEPTVLTNVTRSMEILREEIFGPVATVSRFDDLDDLVEQANDTIYGLAAEIWTQDISKAHYVAGKLKAGTVWINGRSMDIALPFGGFKQSGWGREKGEEGVKAYTETKTVVVTL, from the coding sequence ATGCTGATCAACGGCGAGTGGCTCCCGGCCCGAGACGGGCAACGACTGACCACCGTCGACCCCGCCAGCGGAACCCCCCTGGCCGAGGTCCCTTCGGCCGGACCAGCCGACGTCGACGCCGTGGTCACCGCGGCCCGTACGGCCCTCGAGCGTGGAGCCTGGTCAAGCACGAGCGGCTCGCAGCGCAGTCGGCTGCTCTGGCGGCTTGCCGAGCTCATCGACGAAAACCTCGAGGAACTTGCGGAGCTCGAGACCCTCGACAACGGCAAACCGATCGAGGTCAGCCGGACCGCCGACGTGCCCTCCAGTGCCGAGACCTTCCGGTACATGGCTGGGTGGGCGACTAAGATCGAGGGGCGCACGCTCCCAATCGGGGAGCCCAGCCGGCTGGTTGCCTACACCCGCCGCGAACCGATCGGGGTGGTCGGCCAGATCGTTCCGTGGAACTTCCCGTTGCTCATGGCGGCGTGGAAGCTCGCCCCGGCCTTGGCCGCGGGATGCACCGCCGTGCTCAAGCCCGCCGAACAGACGCCGCTCACCGCACTGCGCCTCGGCGAGCTCGCCTCCGAGGCAGGCATCCCTGACGGCGTAGTCAACATCGTCACCGGCTACGGCACCACCGCCGGAGCCGCGATCGCCGAACACCCGGGTATCGACAAGGTCGCCTTCACAGGCAGCACCGAAGTCGGAAAATCCATCATCCGGGCGGCGACCGGCAACCTGAAGAAGGTCACCCTGGAGCTCGGTGGCAAGAGCCCCTCGATTGTGCTAGCTGACGCCGACCTGGCTCGCGCCGGCGCCGGCGCCTTCCGCGGCGCGTTCGCGAACGCCGGACAGGTCTGTACCGCGGGATCTCGGATCTACGCGCACGCCTCGGTCTTCGACCAGGTCGTTGAGGACGTCACCACGCGCGCCTCACAACTCAAGGTCGGTCCCGGGATCCTGCCTGGTTCTGAGATGGGCCCCCTGGTCTCCCGCGCGCAACGCGACCACGTCCAGGGCCTCGTCGATAGAGGGCTCGCAGAGGGTGCCTCGGCCACCACTGGAGGAACACGCCGCGACGAGCCAGGATACTTCGTCGAGCCGACTGTGCTCACCAATGTCACGCGCTCCATGGAGATCCTCCGCGAAGAGATCTTCGGCCCGGTCGCGACCGTCTCCCGCTTCGACGACCTTGACGACCTCGTCGAACAGGCCAATGACACGATCTACGGCCTCGCGGCGGAGATCTGGACTCAGGACATCAGCAAGGCCCACTACGTTGCGGGCAAGCTCAAGGCGGGCACCGTTTGGATCAACGGACGCTCGATGGACATCGCGTTGCCCTTCGGCGGGTTCAAGCAGAGCGGATGGGGACGTGAGAAGGGCGAGGAGGGGGTCAAAGCCTACACTGAGACCAAAACCGTGGTGGTCACGCTGTGA
- a CDS encoding amidase, with product MEVVEELIGRIEALNPALHAYLAVDLLGARAAAETAERAWRRGNRDALPLCGVPVSVKDTIEIAGMPTTYGSLAFRDHQAPDSGIGKQLRAAGAVIIGKTNTSEFALSTYTSNRLGEPTANPWNLEHTAGGSSGGAGAAVAAGLAPIGIGTDSTGSVRIPAAFTGVFGFKPTFGAIPARQQWRAALTRSHNGILSRTSADAQLTFQVLTNQHVVGTGTSPSVGDMRVAVVADGDDTAALKRAVEALRRLGADPTCVAAPPPVPEPGELEPGVWAYSGDHYAAAETLRHNFWERHNDELTAYAWPIYRGGSQALAWQYRQVINEAQEYARVVADWFTGYDLVVTPLAPEAPVQPANDREAGTGPYYPLVTTWNIAGNPAASIPMGKGPTGLPVAAQIVGAHGDDAGVLAAAAELEREVPWTHRWPDLAQ from the coding sequence GTGGAGGTGGTCGAGGAGCTGATCGGCCGTATTGAGGCCCTCAACCCCGCGCTGCACGCCTACCTCGCGGTGGACCTGCTCGGCGCCCGCGCGGCGGCGGAGACCGCTGAGCGAGCCTGGCGCAGGGGTAACCGTGACGCCCTGCCGCTGTGCGGGGTGCCGGTGTCGGTCAAAGACACCATCGAGATCGCAGGCATGCCCACCACCTACGGATCATTGGCGTTCCGGGACCATCAGGCCCCGGACTCGGGGATTGGCAAGCAACTGCGCGCCGCCGGTGCAGTGATCATCGGCAAGACAAACACCTCGGAGTTCGCCCTGTCGACCTACACCTCGAACCGGCTTGGCGAGCCCACTGCGAACCCGTGGAACCTGGAACACACCGCTGGGGGATCGAGCGGTGGCGCCGGAGCCGCGGTGGCCGCAGGCCTGGCTCCGATCGGCATCGGCACCGATTCCACCGGCTCGGTGCGCATTCCTGCCGCGTTTACCGGTGTGTTCGGGTTCAAACCGACCTTCGGTGCGATCCCGGCCCGCCAGCAATGGCGGGCGGCCCTGACCCGGTCTCACAACGGGATCCTGAGTCGGACCAGCGCCGACGCGCAGCTGACCTTCCAGGTCCTGACCAACCAGCACGTAGTCGGTACAGGTACATCGCCCTCGGTGGGCGACATGCGGGTGGCGGTCGTGGCCGACGGAGACGATACGGCGGCGCTGAAGCGCGCCGTCGAGGCGCTGCGGCGACTGGGCGCCGACCCAACTTGCGTCGCCGCCCCTCCCCCGGTACCCGAACCGGGCGAACTCGAGCCAGGTGTTTGGGCATACTCCGGCGACCACTACGCCGCCGCCGAGACCCTGCGGCACAACTTCTGGGAGCGGCACAACGACGAACTCACCGCCTACGCTTGGCCAATCTACCGGGGCGGCAGTCAGGCCCTGGCCTGGCAGTACCGCCAGGTGATCAACGAGGCCCAGGAGTACGCCCGCGTGGTGGCGGACTGGTTCACCGGCTACGACCTGGTGGTCACCCCGCTGGCCCCGGAGGCCCCGGTCCAACCCGCGAACGACCGCGAGGCGGGCACTGGCCCCTACTACCCCTTGGTCACCACCTGGAACATCGCCGGTAACCCCGCGGCCTCGATCCCGATGGGGAAGGGCCCGACCGGACTTCCGGTAGCGGCCCAGATCGTCGGAGCGCACGGCGACGACGCGGGCGTCCTGGCCGCGGCCGCCGAGCTCGAACGCGAAGTGCCCTGGACCCACCGATGGCCCGACCTCGCGCAGTAG